The proteins below are encoded in one region of Candidatus Binataceae bacterium:
- a CDS encoding inorganic phosphate transporter, with protein sequence MGLSGALLILLALAFAWSMGAHYTGACMGMPYATGSIGLRPALLVMAILVMTGASFLSHRVLLTVGRHVIEVDSLHPGAAAAIIAAAFFLTTLYNRLKIPTSTIQILVFAVAGAGLALHLRVQWLTIARLVVVWILAPLVAIALGWAFTLLLDHLPGFHGKAALAGKLLVAAGGLASLTMGANDVSNATALFIPAHVSGLYAAGAIGGLGLAAGVLTWGRPLLERVAFEIVRVDLAMASAAQLVQGLVVLSAVVGLGDFTSMNQALVGALLGAGLARGRNTVSWPVLKAILKGWAVAPVSGLALAYLCAITSR encoded by the coding sequence ATGGGCCTGAGCGGCGCGCTCCTCATCCTGCTTGCGCTCGCGTTTGCCTGGAGCATGGGCGCTCACTATACCGGCGCCTGCATGGGGATGCCTTACGCCACCGGTTCGATCGGTTTGCGGCCAGCCCTGCTGGTGATGGCGATTCTGGTCATGACGGGAGCGAGCTTCTTGAGCCACCGCGTCCTGCTGACTGTGGGCCGCCACGTGATCGAGGTCGATTCGCTGCACCCGGGCGCGGCGGCAGCGATAATCGCCGCTGCTTTTTTTCTAACTACGCTTTACAACCGTCTTAAAATCCCCACCTCGACCATTCAAATCTTGGTTTTCGCGGTGGCCGGCGCGGGTTTGGCCCTGCACTTGCGGGTGCAGTGGCTGACGATCGCTCGCCTAGTCGTAGTCTGGATCCTCGCGCCGCTTGTCGCGATAGCTTTGGGCTGGGCCTTTACCCTGCTGCTTGACCACCTTCCCGGCTTTCATGGCAAGGCGGCGCTCGCCGGTAAGCTGTTAGTCGCCGCCGGCGGCTTGGCTTCGCTGACGATGGGCGCCAACGACGTCTCCAATGCCACCGCCCTGTTTATCCCTGCTCACGTCAGCGGTTTGTATGCCGCCGGTGCAATCGGCGGGCTGGGATTGGCCGCGGGCGTTCTGACCTGGGGTCGGCCGCTGTTGGAGCGAGTCGCGTTCGAGATTGTTCGGGTGGATTTAGCCATGGCCAGCGCGGCCCAGTTGGTGCAAGGCCTGGTGGTGTTGTCGGCGGTGGTGGGTCTGGGTGACTTCACCTCGATGAATCAAGCGCTGGTGGGCGCTTTGCTGGGCGCCGGCTTGGCACGCGGACGCAACACGGTTTCCTGGCCGGTGCTGAAGGCCATCCTCAAGGGCTGGGCGGTTGCGCCGGTGTCGGGCTTGGCGCTTGCTTATCTGTGCGCAATCACTTCGAGATAA
- a CDS encoding phosphatase PAP2 family protein — protein MDTATRYSKPLAFALAIGGALCAVLIWGAARAPYFPGDVALARMVQRALPYSLGWARQMTAAADPPACFGLLGLAFVGAWIFSGWRAALLALPIFFGLWLFGLWLSPVVAQPRPSPVLIHVPIRLGGHAFPSISALVYVATFGYLGLLGALDLRGLARAVIALAVLLILMACAAARLVLGAHWPSDLWVAYLMGLVWIGLWLPWRHPAFSAGKRIGGA, from the coding sequence ATGGACACCGCGACACGCTATTCAAAGCCGCTCGCCTTCGCGCTCGCCATCGGTGGCGCGCTTTGCGCGGTGCTGATTTGGGGCGCCGCCCGCGCCCCTTATTTTCCCGGCGACGTCGCCTTGGCCCGGATGGTTCAACGCGCACTGCCGTATTCTCTTGGGTGGGCCAGGCAAATGACGGCAGCTGCCGATCCTCCAGCCTGCTTCGGCCTGCTGGGACTTGCGTTCGTCGGTGCCTGGATATTCAGCGGATGGCGCGCCGCACTGCTCGCTTTGCCGATTTTCTTCGGGCTTTGGCTGTTTGGGTTGTGGTTGTCGCCGGTCGTGGCTCAGCCGCGCCCATCGCCCGTGCTGATCCATGTTCCGATAAGACTGGGCGGCCATGCCTTCCCGTCAATCTCGGCCTTGGTCTATGTCGCTACCTTCGGCTATCTCGGCCTGCTCGGCGCGCTCGACCTGCGTGGCCTGGCGAGAGCAGTAATTGCACTGGCGGTATTGCTGATACTGATGGCCTGCGCGGCAGCCCGCCTGGTGTTGGGTGCGCATTGGCCCAGCGATCTGTGGGTGGCTTATCTGATGGGACTGGTCTGGATCGGCCTGTGGCTGCCCTGGCGCCACCCAGCTTTCTCTGCCGGCAAACGAATCGGGGGAGCGTGA
- a CDS encoding Rieske 2Fe-2S domain-containing protein, producing MLTRQENELLCRVGPGTAMGELLREYWMPALRSAALHANGAPMRVRMLGETFVAFRAGDGRVGFFDEGCPHRCTSLALARNEDNALTCIFHGWKIDASGNVVEVPSEPPERRAEFAAKVRVRHYPVREAGGAIWVYLGRRQPPSFCDFEFNRLPANQCLAVRAILHANWLQVLEVTLDSSHLGILHSHWLRNPNSFASSLVSVNTGPTYDFMKTAYGFREAALRELSDGTVYTRIRELVAPFYAFVPADAGLLHLMQCPVPIDDEWSVHWTFRYDPWKPINPDELAATQRGTSGDGNNLHSDLGEFDQMWGQNREKMKAGHFTGMGCLQHEDWAVAESAGAIPDRTREHLGSSDRIVILYRRMMLQALHAHRRGKPAPGQEQEVDYGAIRAVTLRNAKGLDWRQIDPRDPPPSLPLR from the coding sequence ATGCTTACACGACAAGAAAACGAGTTGCTATGCCGGGTCGGACCCGGTACCGCGATGGGTGAGCTGCTGCGGGAATATTGGATGCCCGCCCTTCGCAGCGCCGCCCTGCATGCAAACGGGGCACCGATGCGAGTGCGGATGCTGGGGGAAACCTTCGTCGCCTTCCGCGCCGGTGACGGGCGGGTGGGCTTTTTCGACGAAGGCTGCCCTCATCGATGCACCTCGTTGGCGCTGGCACGCAACGAAGACAACGCACTGACCTGCATCTTTCACGGCTGGAAGATCGACGCCTCGGGCAACGTGGTGGAAGTCCCCTCCGAGCCGCCCGAGCGACGAGCGGAATTCGCCGCCAAGGTGCGGGTGCGCCATTATCCGGTGCGCGAGGCCGGCGGCGCTATCTGGGTCTATCTGGGCCGGCGCCAGCCACCAAGCTTCTGCGATTTCGAATTCAATCGTTTGCCCGCCAACCAATGCCTGGCCGTGCGCGCGATCCTGCATGCAAATTGGCTGCAGGTGCTGGAGGTCACCCTGGATTCATCCCACCTCGGCATCCTGCACTCGCACTGGCTGCGCAATCCCAACAGCTTCGCCAGCTCGCTGGTCAGCGTTAACACCGGTCCGACCTACGATTTCATGAAGACCGCCTATGGCTTTCGCGAAGCTGCCTTGCGTGAGCTTTCTGATGGCACGGTATATACCCGAATTCGCGAACTAGTGGCGCCCTTTTACGCGTTCGTTCCGGCCGACGCCGGCCTGCTGCATCTGATGCAATGCCCGGTCCCGATCGACGACGAATGGAGCGTGCACTGGACCTTTCGCTACGATCCTTGGAAACCAATAAATCCGGACGAACTGGCGGCGACCCAGCGCGGCACCTCCGGCGATGGGAACAATCTGCACTCCGATCTCGGCGAATTCGACCAGATGTGGGGTCAGAATCGCGAAAAGATGAAAGCTGGGCACTTTACAGGGATGGGCTGCCTGCAACACGAGGATTGGGCGGTGGCGGAATCGGCCGGCGCCATCCCCGATCGCACTCGCGAGCATTTGGGCTCCTCCGACAGGATCGTCATTCTTTATCGACGCATGATGTTGCAGGCGCTGCACGCCCATCGACGGGGAAAACCTGCACCCGGGCAGGAGCAGGAAGTCGATTACGGCGCCATCCGGGCGGTGACGCTGCGCAACGCCAAAGGTCTCGACTGGCGCCAAATCGACCCGCGCGATCCGCCCCCCTCGCTGCCCTTGCGCTGA
- a CDS encoding 2Fe-2S iron-sulfur cluster-binding protein — translation MARVAFHPSDIVIEVTPGVTVLKAAQAAGIEIVWCCGGNAICTTCRCLVSVGADRLSPPEPLELEILAAVDLEPPWRLACQAKVIGDVSVEVPFIP, via the coding sequence ATGGCGCGCGTCGCTTTCCATCCCTCCGACATCGTGATCGAGGTCACCCCGGGTGTCACTGTGCTCAAGGCGGCGCAAGCTGCCGGCATCGAAATTGTTTGGTGCTGTGGCGGCAACGCAATCTGTACGACCTGCCGATGCCTGGTCAGCGTCGGCGCCGATCGGCTCTCGCCGCCCGAACCCTTGGAATTGGAAATCCTGGCGGCAGTCGATCTGGAACCCCCCTGGCGCTTGGCCTGTCAGGCCAAGGTTATCGGCGACGTCAGCGTAGAAGTTCCATTTATACCGTAG
- a CDS encoding Rieske 2Fe-2S domain-containing protein, whose translation MLTREENEALCLVGPGSLMGEFLREHWLPAIRTPMLMAGGAPVRVRLAGENFVAFRATDGRVGFFDEGCPHRCTSLALARNEDNALTCIFHGWKIDVSGKVVEVPSEPPERRAEFAAKVRVRHYPVREAGGAVWVYLGKREQPPRFYNFEFNSLDAAHCAPNRAVLHCNWMQGFEAVLDSAHVGFLHRASLRTNSADARLATVTSPVFELSLRPYGFREGALRNLRDGTIYARIREVVLPLFSFIPLSPEGRKLMICAIALDDEWTAQWYFWYDPDKPLPEMVGSMGNTSDDPDNFCSDMGSIENCWNQDRDKMREGHWSGLRCFDYEDFVCQEAMGPIVDRSREYLGSSDSIVIKVRRWLLEAAREFRKTGKVGFAQDLPSANYAKIRALAIRYKAEIDWQTLDSFNPPEPIIDNSKKEFI comes from the coding sequence ATGCTGACCCGAGAGGAAAACGAGGCACTGTGCCTGGTGGGACCGGGGAGCCTGATGGGCGAGTTCCTGCGCGAACATTGGCTACCCGCTATTCGCACGCCGATGCTGATGGCTGGCGGTGCGCCGGTGCGAGTGCGCCTAGCGGGCGAGAATTTTGTCGCCTTCCGCGCGACTGACGGACGGGTGGGCTTCTTCGATGAGGGCTGCCCCCATCGCTGCACGTCGCTGGCTTTGGCCCGCAATGAAGACAACGCGCTTACTTGCATTTTTCACGGTTGGAAAATCGACGTCTCGGGCAAAGTAGTCGAAGTGCCATCCGAGCCGCCCGAACGGCGCGCCGAATTCGCCGCCAAGGTGCGGGTGCGCCATTATCCGGTGCGTGAAGCCGGTGGCGCGGTCTGGGTCTACTTGGGCAAACGAGAACAGCCGCCGCGCTTTTACAATTTCGAATTCAACAGCTTGGACGCCGCCCACTGCGCACCCAATCGCGCCGTGCTGCATTGCAATTGGATGCAAGGTTTCGAGGCGGTCCTGGATTCGGCCCACGTCGGCTTTTTGCATCGCGCCTCGCTCCGCACCAACTCCGCCGACGCCCGCTTGGCCACCGTCACCAGTCCGGTGTTCGAACTGAGCTTACGCCCCTATGGGTTTCGCGAGGGCGCGCTGCGCAATCTGCGCGACGGCACGATTTACGCCCGCATCCGCGAGGTGGTACTGCCACTGTTCTCGTTCATCCCGCTCAGCCCCGAGGGGCGCAAGCTTATGATCTGCGCCATTGCGCTGGATGACGAATGGACAGCGCAGTGGTACTTCTGGTACGACCCCGACAAACCCCTGCCCGAGATGGTCGGCAGCATGGGCAACACTTCGGACGACCCCGACAATTTCTGCTCGGATATGGGCAGTATCGAAAACTGCTGGAATCAGGATCGTGACAAGATGCGCGAAGGCCATTGGAGCGGGCTGCGTTGCTTCGATTACGAGGATTTCGTTTGTCAGGAAGCGATGGGACCAATCGTCGATCGCAGCCGCGAATACCTGGGAAGCAGCGATTCCATCGTAATCAAGGTGCGGCGATGGTTGCTGGAAGCCGCGCGCGAGTTTCGCAAAACCGGCAAGGTCGGCTTCGCGCAGGATCTGCCCAGTGCCAACTATGCAAAGATCCGCGCGCTTGCGATCCGATACAAGGCGGAAATCGATTGGCAAACTTTAGACTCCTTCAATCCGCCCGAACCAATCATTGATAACAGCAAGAAGGAATTTATCTAG
- a CDS encoding MFS transporter encodes MQSPAPGALSQQPVSRRQIWIAICASVFGWSLDLFDFFMILYLVPTIGPLFFPSSRPTLSLAAVYGAFAVSLLMRPAGAALFGTYADRRGRKRAMTVAVISVGLVTALMGALPTVAQAGLLASALFVLLRLIQGIFVGGVQASAGTIGLETVTARWRGLLSGTMVVATAGMAGLVISAVFYVTSSLYPGPEFAVWGWRVMFFCGLLSSLLGIFIFRTLEESPLWARLQTHKQPLDQAPLQVLFSARYRRTLLANLAVAFGGAAQYYLTSGYLPTFLAVINHVPKATIASILTLTNILLIGAGAIAGHLSELTGRKRFFLGCGLLNVIVLPMLYRALAHADTHQMGTIVLLTIALGTLANVATAPILIFLNERFPTEIRATGTAVCWTVGFALGGMTPTFATALAGNLTRLPHLLLLFLGFALAVFLVGAAIVPETRGQLQ; translated from the coding sequence ATGCAAAGCCCGGCGCCAGGCGCGCTCTCCCAGCAGCCGGTGTCACGCCGCCAGATCTGGATAGCGATCTGCGCTTCGGTCTTCGGCTGGTCGTTGGATCTGTTCGACTTCTTCATGATCCTTTACCTGGTGCCGACCATTGGGCCGCTGTTTTTTCCCTCTAGCCGGCCCACACTCTCGCTGGCTGCGGTATACGGCGCCTTCGCGGTCTCGCTCCTGATGCGCCCCGCCGGCGCCGCGCTTTTCGGCACCTATGCGGACCGCCGTGGCCGCAAACGCGCAATGACCGTGGCCGTGATCAGCGTAGGCCTGGTGACCGCGCTGATGGGCGCGCTGCCCACCGTGGCCCAAGCCGGATTATTGGCGTCTGCGTTGTTTGTGCTGTTGCGCCTCATCCAGGGCATCTTCGTGGGCGGCGTGCAGGCTTCGGCCGGCACAATCGGACTGGAAACCGTAACCGCGCGCTGGCGCGGACTGCTCTCCGGCACCATGGTGGTGGCTACCGCAGGCATGGCGGGACTGGTTATTTCGGCGGTTTTCTATGTAACTTCGTCGCTTTACCCCGGTCCTGAGTTTGCGGTTTGGGGATGGCGGGTGATGTTCTTTTGCGGTCTGCTCAGTTCGCTGCTGGGAATTTTTATTTTCCGTACGCTGGAAGAATCGCCCTTGTGGGCGCGCTTGCAAACCCACAAGCAGCCACTGGACCAAGCCCCGCTGCAAGTCCTGTTTTCCGCGCGCTACCGGCGCACCCTGCTGGCCAATCTGGCCGTCGCTTTCGGCGGCGCCGCGCAGTATTACCTGACCTCAGGCTACTTGCCCACCTTCCTGGCGGTAATCAATCACGTGCCCAAGGCTACGATCGCCTCTATCCTGACCTTGACCAACATCTTGCTGATCGGCGCCGGCGCTATCGCAGGCCATCTGAGCGAGCTCACCGGGCGTAAGCGTTTTTTCCTGGGCTGCGGTCTGCTCAACGTGATTGTCTTGCCGATGTTGTATCGCGCCCTGGCTCACGCCGACACTCACCAAATGGGAACAATCGTGCTCTTGACCATCGCCCTGGGAACTCTGGCAAACGTTGCTACCGCGCCGATCCTGATTTTTCTCAACGAGCGCTTTCCCACGGAGATTCGAGCCACCGGGACCGCGGTTTGCTGGACGGTGGGCTTCGCCTTGGGCGGCATGACTCCCACCTTTGCCACCGCCTTGGCGGGCAACCTGACTCGATTGCCCCATCTGCTCCTACTTTTTCTGGGCTTCGCGCTTGCGGTCTTTCTGGTGGGGGCCGCGATCGTGCCCGAGACGCGTGGCCAGCTTCAATAG
- a CDS encoding M24 family metallopeptidase produces MTMQTQSSPWREQWSNAVFSLEERDRRWAKVRGLMARQGIDVIVCLPCTNCHDRGSADARYLTQLGENSDEVTVAFPLEGQVTAWHSWAGIWPGANWFEQDIRAVPARGAGGLTICGWLNENPRFQSATIGVAGLDSSLLARIRETEGEVNWRSLELLKQSFPKARFVSATPLLGEARWQKSEEEVEFIRHGVEIAEVTLAALREHARAGVGERRLFAEMMYANAKAGGSFPPMIGWISGPLDAPYHRLEQPTFRQLQPGDVIGVEVEGRWGGYIAQIDQTLIMGEPPAALREGMKLACEAFDRVLAKMAPGVTIGELIEAATLSGLGGRLQSGLGMHGRGTGDDGPLLVSRRPAPAAVLSMELREGCCFALKPSAILDGKTEYGRWGDSVVVTARGARRLGSRAQELFVQN; encoded by the coding sequence ATGACAATGCAGACTCAGTCTAGTCCGTGGCGGGAGCAATGGAGCAACGCGGTTTTTTCGCTGGAGGAGCGCGACCGGCGTTGGGCCAAGGTGCGCGGGCTGATGGCGCGCCAGGGGATTGACGTTATCGTCTGCCTTCCGTGCACCAATTGTCACGATCGCGGAAGCGCCGATGCGCGTTATCTGACTCAGCTTGGCGAGAACAGTGACGAGGTGACGGTGGCCTTTCCGCTCGAGGGCCAGGTCACCGCTTGGCATTCGTGGGCAGGGATCTGGCCGGGCGCCAACTGGTTCGAACAAGACATCCGCGCGGTGCCGGCGCGCGGTGCCGGCGGCCTGACAATTTGCGGTTGGCTGAACGAAAATCCCCGCTTCCAGTCCGCCACCATCGGGGTGGCCGGGCTGGATTCAAGCCTGCTTGCGCGTATCCGTGAGACCGAAGGCGAAGTCAACTGGCGCTCGCTGGAGCTGCTCAAACAGTCCTTCCCAAAGGCTCGCTTCGTTAGCGCTACGCCGCTTTTGGGCGAGGCGCGCTGGCAAAAGAGCGAGGAGGAGGTCGAGTTTATTCGCCATGGCGTAGAGATCGCTGAGGTTACTTTGGCGGCGTTGCGCGAGCATGCGCGGGCGGGTGTAGGCGAGCGCCGGTTATTTGCCGAGATGATGTATGCCAACGCCAAGGCCGGTGGCAGCTTTCCACCGATGATCGGATGGATCAGTGGACCGTTGGATGCGCCTTATCATCGCCTGGAGCAGCCGACCTTTCGCCAGCTGCAGCCGGGCGACGTCATCGGGGTGGAGGTCGAAGGGCGCTGGGGTGGTTATATCGCCCAGATCGATCAAACTCTCATCATGGGTGAGCCTCCCGCGGCCCTCCGCGAGGGGATGAAGCTTGCCTGCGAGGCTTTCGATCGCGTGCTGGCCAAGATGGCGCCAGGGGTGACGATAGGCGAACTGATCGAGGCGGCGACGCTCAGCGGGCTTGGCGGCCGGCTGCAAAGCGGGCTGGGGATGCATGGGCGGGGCACCGGCGACGACGGCCCCTTGCTGGTCTCGCGCCGGCCCGCGCCGGCCGCGGTGCTATCGATGGAACTCCGGGAAGGGTGCTGTTTTGCACTCAAGCCCTCGGCCATCCTGGACGGTAAGACCGAGTACGGACGCTGGGGCGATAGCGTGGTGGTGACCGCTCGCGGCGCGCGGCGCTTGGGCAGCCGGG